A stretch of DNA from Coccidioides posadasii str. Silveira chromosome 4, complete sequence:
CATTCCACTGCTTGCTGAGACTGCGGAGGAGCTGCGTGGGATACCATTAAGAAGAGGCTGTTGGTTCGAAttttgctgttgctgctgcgcAACCCGTTGAGCCAAAGCAGCCTATCAGCGAGTTAGTTCCAGGGGCTTCTGCACAAGAAATATGACATATCCGTACCCGCTGATGAGCAAGAATTTGCTGCCGATATTGCTCTTGCTTTTCTTGGTATTTAAGCTCTCGCTCAAACTTCATTCGGCTAAACTCTGCTGGTGTAGAAATGGGAGGCCGCGGTTGATTTGATTCGTTGGCTTTCCGCAAGGACGCAAGATGTGCACCTAGAAGTCCTGTGTTAGCTCACATCATGACAATGGATTTGAGTGATACGCACCATGTTGCTGCTTTTGAAGCGCAGCCTCTCGTTTCTGAGTAAGTTTTCTCATACCAGCAAGAAGGGTTAGATGTCGCGAGGATCGCTTTCGCTCCACTCTCATAGGTTGAGTTGTTCGCCTGCGAATAAATGCCTGGGGTGTTGGGTTGTTATTGCCattctgctgctgctgctgctgctgttgttgttgagCAGCCTGTTGCTGAGCCAGAACAGTTCTCTGTGCAGCTTCCAGTCTTGCGGTGTACGCTCGGAAATAAGGAGTCTTTGCCATATCGGCAGGAAGTCCTTCAAAGCCAATCCATCTCTCGAAGCATTCCCAGGGAGTTCGTCTTTCGGCTCCAGAAGAAAATTTTGAATGTGAACCCATGCAGCTTGAGATGAGTGACCAATTGTACGAATATTCTCGAACAAGCCTACGTAATTCGTCGTCCTCGGCGCATGTCCACTGAGAGGATTGTCGAGACTCGTAAAAGCCGACCGACGGCATTGGGTATTCTGTCGGTGGACGGAAACAGTGGCTCGGATGGACACGATCGCGAATAGGCTTATTTTCGGGCTGGAAAAGTGCCACATCATTTTTCTCTGGCGTCATGTCAACAGAATTGTCCGGGCCATCTTCGTCGTCAGACGCATCATAGTCATATCTGCTCTTTTTTCGCGGCGGGCCTTCCCCGGTAAAACGGATTTTGCCATCGATCCACTTGGATACAGGGGCTATTTCCTTTTTCCATACTGCGTCTGGCGATTCTTCGAAGGAGGGTTTGTTTGTTCCAGGAAGAATCCTAGCGGGCGTATAAAGGGGAAGTTCATCAAGAATCTTTTCCGCTGCCACCGTCTTTTCCATGCGGAAGGTAAACTCGTCAGAGGGAAGTGAAAATACTGCAGCCGGGACGACGCCATAGTCCAAGTCAGGTTGAAACTCGTCGTTGAACCCATCACTCACGGAGTCATCATCGGCACACGGTATAAGATCCGGTGTAGGATGCTCTTCTGCTGGGGGCGCTGCTTTCGACGCGATTTCGGTGTCTGTTGGTTGTGGTCGCACTTTAATCCGCAGTGTCGTACGGTCTTCCTCACTGCTCGCAACGTACTCTGCGCACCAATCGGCACAATTCTTTGCGGCGGCGATCTTCCacttcctttcttctctgaAGTCCATCCGCATCCATTTCACATGGTCAAGAAATATGTCCCAATGGGCTGCCGAGCGGGGCGGCTCCGGAGAACGCTGCAGCTGTCGAAGAGGCCACCTACCTGAATGCTGAAGTTGGTACAGACGTTTTAGCGTTCGGGTATTCGCCTGCTCTGCATAATCTGTCATGTGATTCGCAGTACTTAGGGTCTTGTGCGCGGTCGCGATAAGTGTGGAAAGATGCATGCCCCTTGGAGGGAAGTAAGCCTtaacaagaaaaaggagataGAGGTAGTCATCCTGGTCATTAGCGCTGGGCGCATCAGTTTGGCTAGATAAGGTGAGCAGTTTCTGTTTCTCCGGGGATGCCGGTTTTGGGAACACAACCGTCGAGAGCTTGCTTCGTCCCTTTCGATCCCGCCTCTCCTTCATCTGTAGCTGAGACTCCGTGGTAGATACCTGTGATCGTGGAGATGCGGTCCTCTCACGGGACAGTTTATCACTGGGTGATCTATCCGTAGGAGAGGCTGGAGATCGCGGCGTTTCTCCCAGGATCTCGGAAACCGATTTGTGTCGGATCGCACCCGACGATACTCTAGTTGTCATACGCTCAGGTCGGGAAATTGGTTCTGGAGCGCTAGTGACCGAGGGCGATTTCTTCAGCGTCTCGGAAGCAGTAGAAAGGGCAGGCTCGATCAACTCCGAGACAGCTCTCTGTGCAACGGGAGTCTCAGACGGAGTGAGCACGGCAGCATTTTCACCTGCTTGGTTTGAGACGGTGTTCGAAGCAGCACCAATCGGCGATACGTTCGTCGAGAGCTCCTCTTGGCGGACCTCGTCGTGGCGTGGTTTTGGCGTAATAGAAGCATTGGACATGGCAGCTTCAAACTTCAATTGCTCATCTGGTGTGGAAGGAACCTTGCTGGTGATGGCTACCTCGTATCCTGATGTCTGCGACAAGGGTTCTTCGCGAAATTTAGCGGTTGCTTCTTGGTACGTGATAGACTCTTCCGTCGAGGTTGAGGCGGGGGATCTATCTGTCGCAGAAGTATGGACAGAAGACTGACCCGTGGAGACTGGGGACGAGGGTGCAGCATCTTGAGGGAGAGCGATAGACGTTGAGCGCGGCTTTTGCGCTTCTGATATAGCGGTCTGCGTGGGAGGTGTCTGGTTGTCTTCAGGAGAGGCGTTGGCGGAGTCGGAAGGAGCCTGCTTTTGGGATGAAAGTGGGGAGGGATAGAACTGAGGAGGTTGAGGAGGCGAGGCGGCGGATTCCTGTAACGTGCCTGAATGCACACCATCCGGCTTTGGTGGCCGACCTAGCGACTGCAAGGAGGAAACACCTGGTTGAAGCTTGGATGTGGTGATAGCCTGTGCAAGGTCGACGCGAGGGTAAGCAGCAACAAATTCCTTGCCTGGTTTATCCGGCGTGTCAGGTCCATTTACACCCGATGGCGCGCCTTCAACCGGAGAGAGGTTGCGGTTTTCGCTTTGACCATCGGGGCCATGTTGCTTGGGCGCGTGGCGGACGGTGTGGTCGCTCGGTACTTCTGCATGGGCAGTCGCGACATTAGGCCGCAGCGGAAGCGTGCTTTGGTCATAGAATCGCCCTCTAACCACCCGAGTTAGTAAAAGGGCACGCGTTAAAGCAAGATCAAATGAATGGCAATTGGGTGTAGTGATTGACAGCACATACTTTGTTATCTCATTCGCGTCGAGAAAGGCAGCCTCCTGGCGTCGATACTGCTCGCTCTGGAGAGAGATCTTGGTACCAAGACAGGCGACGGTCGCAAAGTACAGTTCGCTCAGTTTGCGCTTCCGCGACTGCACGCAACGCCTAAAAATTTCAGGGAGCGATTAGTTTTACTCAAAAAGGCACGGAGAGAAAGACTATGTGAACTGGGAGAATTAAAACGCACTCGATCTCATCGTTCTTGGCCTTGAGCAGCTCGTCGCGGAGCATCGAGTCAATCTCGGCCAAACCACATCCGATTTACacggaaaaaaaattaagaaCAATTATTCTGAGGACATTTAACCCAGAAAAATCGCTCAGAATTGATGGAAAAGAAGTGGTTGTGGTGTAATTTGATGAAAAGTGTGGAAAGGAGTCACAAATTTTTTGGGGTGGAATAATTCTAGGCAAATCAGGCGATGACTTTTGATCTTTTGGGGGAGGGTGAAAAGCGCCGTAGGGGGGGGGGCCTGTGGCTGATACATCCAACTTAGTCTGTGCAGTGGTGGTCTCAGCGAGGGCAGAACCAAGCGTTGCAGGACGGGATTGCGTGCTGTGCGAGCCAGAGAAGCGTGCGGTGCCCAGTCCTTGGTTCACAGCCCAGCCATAAAAGATTGTACGGCGTAAAGTCTTGTGTTGGAGCCCGCGTCCTCCGTGCTCCGTGCTCCGTCCTCCGTACTGTGCCGCCTGGTTTCCGCAGGGAGTGACACGGTTGGGGGGCGAAACAACGAGTTCGCGGGACAAGCGCGCCGGATCTTTATTCATCCGATACCCGGCATCCACGCTCCCAAAATTTTCTAGGTAAAAGCTTCCCCGTGTGTACAGCTCCAGGATGGATTGGTCCTTTTTGATTAAACAGAGCCCAATTTTGCTATCCAAATGGCGAAACGAAAGAGGGAAGAGGCTACGGCCCGAGAGGATGCAGAACCCCGGAAATCCCAAAAACAAACAGCTGAGGCACTAGCTCCTGCATCGAGAGATGAGATCACAATCCAGATCGTGACAGGCTCATACGAACGGGTTCTCCATGGCATTGCGGCGACAATCCCTCAGAGCTCCCTGCACACCACAACCGAGAAGGAGGGGGGAGTTCAATTCGTTGATACCTTTCTCTTCCATGCACATGCCTCAGCAATCCGCTGCCTTGCTCTCAGTCCCATCGCCGACGATTCCTCCCTGGCGCAAAACGTAATACTCGCCAGCGGTGGGACTGATGAACGTATCAACCTATACACCCTCTCCGCCACCACTACACCGACAAACGATAGCTTCCCTTCCGTCCCGACCCTTGCGGGAAACAAAATCCTTGAAAACCCGAAGAATCGCGAACTGGGGTCGCTGCTTCATCATTCGTCCAGCATCTCCGCGCTGTATTTCCCCACAAGGTCCAAATTGCTAGCTTCGGCCGAGGATAATACGATATCTGTGACAAAAACGAGGGACTTGTCGGTTGTATCTACGATCAAGGCGCCGCGACCAAAAGCTGTGGGGCGGCCGAGTGGTGACACCGCCCCAGCAGGTGCAGCTCCCGCGGGGATCAATGACTTTGCGGTACACCCCAGTATGAAGCTTATGTTGAGTGTTGGGAAGGGTGAAAAGTGCATGAGGCTCTGGAACCTAGTGACTGGCAAGAAAGCTGGCGTTTTGAACTTTGGACGAGATGTATTAGAGACTGTCAAGGAAGGCAAATGGAGCAATGGAGAGGGGAAGAAGATTGTGTGGGACTCTGCTGGCCAGGAGTTTGCTGTGGCATTCGATCGCGGTGTGGTTGTGTTCGGCATTGTAAGTTGTTTTTATTTTCGCTCAACATGAGACCGGATACTAAGACACACGATTCTAGGACTCCGTGGCAAAATGTTACATCCTACCGTCTCCTCTGACAAAGGTCCATCAGATTAAATACGTACAAAcgggtgatgatgatgcagagGAGTCCAGCACCCGCGAGCTTCTCGCCGTATCCACAGAGGACGGTCGAATTTTGTTCTACTCTACCGATGGCGGTTTATTGGAGCAAGGTGAAAGATCGAACGGCAAGTCTTCAATTGCTGCTGCGCAGTTGAGGTGCCAGTTGggcggaaaagaaaaaggtcaATCTTCGAGAATAAAGGATTTCGAATTCTTACAGACGAAATCCGCCTTGGGGCATCCACGGACTCTCATCATCGTCACCGCTGGAAGTGACGGGATGGTGAAGCTCTGGGTCCTGGATCCGAAGGAGTTATGTAGCAAGGAGAAATCTCGAGGGGCGGAGggcaaaaggaaaaagaaggaaaagcaAGCCAGCCGAGAAGGACACGGGCCGGTGGATGTTGGGCGATTGTTGGGAACGTATGAAACCGGAAACAGAATTACATGTCTGAAAGCATTCGTGCTGGCGAAAGCGGAAGGGGACGAGGAGTTGTATGATGAGTTTAGCGGACTGTCGGGCGATGAAGAGGCTGACGAGTCCGAGTCAAGTGGTGAAGAAAGCGAAAGCTGAGCAATGACGAAAGGGAATGATAATATAAAATATTTTCGTCTTATCAATTCCCGACCGGTAACTGGATCCAGTTCCTCCCGCACCGTTGGTAGCTCGCATTGTAAAAAAGACCAGTTACTGTAAGGGAGTTACCGTCGAGAGTCAATTCCAACCTTACCTAATTCACATTTCGGGCCGCGGAGAAACAGCCTCCAAATGGTATAGTCAACCCGAGCGGAGAAACAGTCCCCGGGGGCCGGCGGCTTATGTAACTAAAGCGGGTTTTGGAGCTGGAGGCGTTCGCCGTGTCCCAAGTCGCGCTGTCTTTGTTCAAACCACCTGGCATCATCGTCACCGTTCGGGGCCGGGCTGAAGAGGACGAACGGCAAGTTCTGTGCAAGCACTGCGAAAAGTCGATTTGCGCTGCAGCCATGTATATCCTTCAGGTATGTTCAAATTTGCCAATTAGTTCACGCTGTATCTCCCGCTGATCTGCTTGGTGTAGCAACTTGCCCGGCTGCTTGATCAGCCTTTCTTCCCATGGAAAAAGATAATTGTCGGGTTTTCGCTTGGgcaatatcttcttgaggGATTTCTATCCCTTCGCCAATACAGGATTTTGCAACAGAAGAAACCGCCCAAGGTTCTCGAAGGCGAGGTTTCGCAAGAGGTATTCGATAAGAGTCAGGTTCGTCTTGAGAGTTTCCTCGCCATTTACTATTGCCTTCCCCCCTATTTTCGCAATAGAACTATACCATACTAATCTTAGGTCAGGCATATGGTCGAGCAAAGGCCAAATTCGGTTTCGTCTCCGGGCTTTATAGTCAAATTCAGAATCTCGCTTTCATTTACTACGATGCACTCCCGAAACTCTGGGCTGTCACTGGTCTCTGGCTGACACGGTATCTTCCTGAACGGTTTCAAGGCGAAATAACTCATACGCTAGTCTTTGTCTTCACGTTCAACCTCATCACAACATTACTCTCTATCCCCGTCTCGTACTATAGCACTTTTGTTCTCGAGGAAAAATTCGGATTCAACAAACAGACAGTCAAACTATGGGTTTCGGATATGCTCAAGGGACAAATGCTCGGTGTTGTTCTTGGTGCTCCGATCATCAGCGCCATTCTGAAAATCGTCCAAAAAACAGGCACTAGTTTCTTCTATTACCTCTGGTTGTTTGGCATGTTCGTTCAGCTCTTCGCCATTACCATCTACCCAATTGCTATCCTACCCCTATTCAACAAGCTCTCTCCTTTGGAACCTGGCACTCTGAAGACTGGCGTGGAAGCTCTCGCACAAAAACTGCAGTTCCCACTCAAGGAGCTCTACGTTATCGACGGAAGCAAAAGAAGCGCTCACAGCAACGCATATTTCTATGGACTACCCTGGAAGAAGCACATCGTCATCTATGACACCTTGATTGAGAAGAGCGAACCTGAGGAGGTTGTGGCTGTCCTGAGTCATGAACTTGGACACTGGAGTTTGAGCCATACGACCAAGCTATTCGGAATCGCCCAGGTATGTATATACAATGCAAATGCACCCTAATGTTCTCGCTAACAGGTCTCAGTTCCACATGTTCTATATTTTCGCCTTGTTTTCCGCCTTCATCAGCAACAAATCTCTGTATAACTCGTTTGGTTTCCACGATGAATACCCAATCATGATCGGTTTCCTCTTGTTCTCGGATGCGTTGGCACCAATGGACGCAATTGTCAAGCTATTGATGAATATTCTCAGCCGAAAGTTCGAGTTCGAGGCTGGTACGTCTTCCTAGTTGCCGTTCAAATTCGGCTGTCGAGgctaattttcttttttgcagACGCGTTTGCGGTCAAGCTTGGCTACTCAGCCGAACTGGCCAGGTCGCTTCTGAAgctccaaattcaaaatcTCTCGACTATGGATGCAGACTGGATGTATGCCAGCTATCATTATTCGCATCCTATTCTACCCGAGAGACTTGGTGCTCTTGGCTGGAAGGGAGGAAAGGTTACTGCCAAAAGTGAAGACTCGGAGAAGCCTGTCAAGGCAGCGGATCGGGAGCTATAAGAAACACTCGTTATCAAACTTCGTTCCCGCTACCTCTTGGGGACCGATTTTCCATATTTTTGGTTTTGGATTTCCGGACGGGATACTTACCAATAACAGCTGGCTTTGCGGCGTCGTGGTGCTTGTCATGGATCAGCgtagaatttttttttttcttagcTCGCAGCAGAAGCCCTGGCTCTTTGCTCCGCCTTtctcctttccttcttctttcgTTTGCGCTCTTCCTTATCGATAGTAGCCTCTTTCACCGCTATGTCATAATCCTCGACGCCCACATTTTCTTCAGTGACCGTAGGCCCAAcagtttcttcttcatctccatCACCTCCATCCACCAAGTCAAGCTGCTCCCTCTCGAAACTCTCCAGATCCTGCCACCCGTCAACCCGCTTCTCACCAGCAGGcgctttctttccttttggTTTGCCTCCCCATTCCTCCCCGTCCGTAAAATTCTTCGCTCCCTGATCGCCCTGCTGCAACTGTTGCTCCAAAACAATGTCTCTCCCCAAAACCTCACCCCCGAGTCCGGCGCAGACGCGTTTTAAGCTGTGAATCACAAGGTTGGGTGCTGAGCCGGTGTTTGCAGAGACAGGACCGTGTGCAGATAGAGTACTGTCTGGTTGGTAGGATGGGTCGGTCGCTGCGCGGTCGAGATATGCGGACAGGAAGGCATGAGCATCGGAGGGGCTGATGCGGCGTGTGGAGTTTATGTGGGTTGGCGGGAGAGGATTGGGATTAGCTTGGAATACCATTGTCACTTAATCAGGAGAAATCGATGTCCAATTGGTATCTCGTTGCCGCATCCGAGTTGTTCGTCGGTCAAGTGTGCTGGGGAGAGAAAAAATATCCCGGAGAAATTAGTGGAGGTGGTCCGTGCGCTGCGAATCTTGGTAGTCTCTTTTTCAACCGCCCGACCTCTGGCGCAAGAGTCACTGGAATTTGATACTGATATCTGCTTAGCCACGGAATCTCAGTCTAAATTCAGAGAAGAAGTCGACTGATTCCAGGTCAATACGAGAATCCACGGAGTGAGAACGAGTCTTGAAAATGATGTGCCTCCGTGGCAGCAGGACAGTGTCCTTCAGCCTCAGTCCTACCAGACGAATTGTGGACCGGATTTCTCGAACAGCTTTATCGTAAGGCCTCTGTCCCCTCTGCAAGCTGAACTATCACGTTTAACTAAGGATTCATTAGACAAACCGTACCCCGATCACCATTCCAACCAGCACGGTCCCTATCCTTCGCCACCTCATCAACCTTCCGCTCACTCTTCCCTCCTACGCGCACGACGACACAATCCCCGCTCTCTACTACATTCTCATCACTCCTGCTCTCCACTCCAGGAAGCGCTTCCCGCCAGTTCTCCACCACTGCCGCTCTGGGAGCAAAACGAAACACATACAATCCGTCTCGGAGAGTTCAAAAACGTCGACACGGGTTCCTAGCGAGATTGCGGTGTAGAGGCGGGCGAAATGTCCTATCGAGGAGAAGGTTCAAAGGACGGAAATATCTAACTTGGTAAATTGGATGTATGTGCCGCGGCTGATCTTGTGGGTTTTATCAGGGATGGTAGAGGAGGATTGCCTTAAAACCTGATGCGGAGCGTGTCGCCTCATTTGTGTGCACTATGTACGATTTTACTCGAGTCCCAGTTGGGTGGAATCGCGGCAGGCATTGATTGGGAAAAAGCACGCCCGTCTTCACATTGCCATGGTGAGATCCATATCCTCTTCGCCGGGATTCCACCGGGCACGCTCGTCGTACCGTTTGGTTGTTTTATTACTGTATCAGTAGCTATGGACTCGCGTGCAAGATGTGTATGTACTATAGATGTCAAAACTACTTTTATCAATCATCATCACATTGCATTTCAAGAGCCTAATACGTAGCTACCATGAGCCCACCCCGGGCAAACTTTATCTATGCCGTAAATAAGCCGCAGGAAGAGAAGACgggataaaaaaaaaaaaaaggaaaagaaagaaagccACCTGAACACGGACAACGGCAACAAGAATCATAGAAActggaaatgaaaagaaaaaagcaacGGGCATTTTCGTCATCCTGATAGAAATTGGTGAGATAAAAAATCCAGGGTAGAAAGCTAAGCGTGCAATAAATTTTCGGACCGCATGTTCCCATGATTATGATACTTTTTTTTGATGGCCTAAAACAAAAATGGGTTTCTGACATCTAAACACACATCTCTGCCACACCGATCAAATGTGCTCATATTTGCCCTCTTGTTTATACGAAAGGGCTAACGGGAGAACGTGTTAATTTACTCGAGAATAGGTTCAAGGGTATTTCCTCTGTTACGGTAGTTAGCATATGATTAAAGACAAGCACGCAGACGCTACTTACGCGACAATATTTGCCCATCCGATCAAACGCCAATGCTTGTCAATTCTTCGACTAAGGGCAATCTTTTCGCCAATTTCCGTACAAGCGGGACTGGTCAAGCTCAATTTCGCAGCGTCTGCCTTCACACCCATGACCTTAGCACCAGTAGCAGTAGAGCCGATGTTTACCATGAGAACTTCGTTCTTCGACAGTTTAGCAACCTTGGCTTGCTTGCCATCTGCAGTCTTGACACCAAGTAACCGACGTAGGAGGAAGTAATTAACTTCGAGTTCGCTGTAGATAGCAGGAAGTTTACCACGGTGACCAAGAACGAAACCAAGAAGACGATCGGCACGGCAGAGAGTGGGGTCGACTTTTGTTCCGACACCAATAAGACCACCAGGAACGGCGAATTTGAGATCGTTCTGTTCGGCGAGAAGAGATATAACACGGCTGAAAATTGGGCGACATTTGAGCTTGCCTTGCTCATCTCTTGTGACGATACCGGGCCGGATCTCGATTTCATCGTTGAGCTTCAATACACCGGTCAAAATGGAACCACCGGCAACACCACCCTTCAAGTCCTCGATTTCACATCCGGGCTTGTTGACGTCGAAGGAACGGATGATAATCATGTGAGGAGATGCGGTGAAATCACGCATGGGGACGGGGATGTGTGTGCAGAGATACTCGTTGACAGCGTCAATGTTGTACTTCAACTGTGCCGAGATAGGAATTATGGGAGATCCGTCTGCAACTGTGCCGCGAATGAATTTCAATATCGACTGGTAATGCTGGAGAGCGCCTTCTTCCCTCATAAGGTCGACCTTATTTTGCAGAATGATAATGTGGTTAAGCTTCATAATCTCAATGGCAGCCAAATGTTCAGATGTCTGTGGCTGGGGGCAGGTTTCATTTCCGGCGATCAGAAGTAACGCTGCATCCATGACAGCGGCACCTGAAAGCATAGTACTCATGAGAATATCGTGGCCGGGACAGTCGACGAAACTGGAGAGGCGTTAGCAACGCAGGGGTCGCAATGTAGAACGACGGGATCCTTACGAAACATGTCTCTGTAAACGGTATGTGCCTGAGCAGCCATCCCTCTCACACGGCGGATCGACTTCCTTTTCGCTCTTAAAACTCCTGTAGCACCCCGGGCGCGGACAGTCGGGATTATCACACTTGTAAATCTTCGCATTCGCATAACCCAACTTGATTGTAATGTTTCTCTCCTGCTCATTCTTAAATCGAACAGTCTGCACCCCAGAAATGGCCTTCACCACCGTCGACTTTCCGTGAGCGACGTGCCCAATCGTGCCGATATTGATTGTTGCTTGTCGCGCAATGATCTCGGGTGATAAGGGAGTGAGCTTGGATAGGTCCAAGGTGTCTGGGTCAGGCTGCTCTGGGAGTTCTGGCTTCTTCTCTGCGGATGTTGGGGGAGCGGATGAGGGCTTTTTTAATGCAGACTTGAGTGGTTTAGTCTCTTGATCTTCGAGGTCGTCTTCGTGTTGGTCAAAATCCTGCTCAACTCCGTTCCGGTCAGCGGCACCAAGCACAGGTGAGCCCGGCTGGGATTCGTCCTCAGAATAATCACTCATTGGCGCCATGATTGCGGGAGATCTAGAGTAGGTCGCAAGCTGTGTGTCAGGGCAGCCCGGGAGGTAGGGTGTTGGTTGCGTGAAAAGGTGGTTTTGGGGATGTTGGTTGAGGTCTGTGAATGGCAAAAAAGTGACTGGATTTAGTGGGGCTCAGCTTGCCTGCGACTTTTTGCTGCTAAACCGAAAACAGAATCTCGACGAAGCGACTcgctctacggagtacagagcaCCAGCTCCATATGCAGTATTCATCTTATGATAATATGCACACCACATCGCTGGCTTTCTTCTCGTGATTTGTTTGCTAGCTAACTAATTTATGCATTTGTTCCTTCTATCTTCACGTCATCCATAGTCTCGATGCGCCTATTCCTCGTCTTCTTCACTTCCAGTGTCACTGTCTAAACCACCATCCTCATCGTCCTCGTCCTCGTCCTCGTCCTCTTCATCGTCGTCCAGCTGTAGTCCATAGTCATCTTCGAAATATTTTAGAGGCTGCACTTCCGGTTTAAACCCTAGAGATTCAAATCCGGTTTTAATTCTCTGGTGTGCATGTTAGCATACGGTGCTCATTGCGCCAGAAAGGGAGTAAGTTACCTCTTCAAGTACAGGAGCACATGTTACCACAATATCTGAGCTACCAGGGGTAAAAACTGGGAAGACCATCTCTCGGAGTGATTCCTTCAGTTGGTCAATGGTGACAGCCCGTACTTTCTTCAAAAGAGCTTCCTTATAATCTGGAGGAAGGTTCCGAATTACCTGTCGGATGTAGCTCTCCTGTGCTGAAAGAATATATGTGGCTTGCTCGTTCGCGAAGCCGGCCACAATGGTGCTGATGGCACCTTCAAGTGACATCATGGGATCCAACGCTGCGACTCCAGATAAATGATCATCCACGATTTTCTTTGCTGCCTCAAATGCCTTGAAACCGTTGGGTGAGCGATAAATGTTGAAGTGGATAAGGCCAGTTTCAACATTATGCCTAAAGCTCGCCCCGTAGGCTAGACCAGTGCCTCGCACGGCCACCCATAAGGGGCCCTCCACCGCATTCATGTAAGCAATAGCGACCATAAGTGCCGGCAGTTTAGGGTGATCGTAGCAATTCAACCCTTTGGCACTTGCATTCACGTGAGATGTATCGATAGTTGGCATCGGTACTATGTATGTAAGTTGTCCAGGTGCTTTTCCAGCGTCGCTAAGCCGTTCACTTTGTTTAACGAGAGGCAGCAGCGGCTTTGACATATCAAGACCTTCAATGTATGGTTTCCAAGATGAAACTGGATTTGGGAGTCTTTCCAGATCACCAATGACAAGGATTTGCAGATTTTCGGGCTGGAATAGGGCTTTCCTGATCAATTCCATCCGCTGCACAACGCTCTCTGGATCCTTTGCAAGAAGTTTGCTGATGCGCTTCAAGTACTTAGCTCTCACCAATGTTGACCTCGCCCGAACAATAGACTCTGGAGCGTATTGGACCATATAACGAACGCCGCCGACCATGCCACTTCCACTTCGCTTTGCATCTGGAACATCCGAGAATAATCTAGTCGTAACAGCAATGAGACGTTCGGGATCAAAAATCGAATTCCATGTTAGCTCCTTCAGATATGAGATAGCAGTCTCATATTTCTCCAACTCAATCTGAAATGTTATTGCCAGCATCTCAGAATTTCCAGGGCTGCCGTCCATGGTATATCCGACGGTATCTCTTTCGAGGTCAACTATCACCTGCTCAAACGAGACACGCTCACCATT
This window harbors:
- the EAF1_2 gene encoding chromatin modification- protein VID21 (EggNog:ENOG410PG7Z~COG:K), whose product is MLRDELLKAKNDEIERCVQSRKRKLSELYFATVACLGTKISLQSEQYRRQEAAFLDANEITKGRFYDQSTLPLRPNVATAHAEVPSDHTVRHAPKQHGPDGQSENRNLSPVEGAPSGVNGPDTPDKPGKEFVAAYPRVDLAQAITTSKLQPGVSSLQSLGRPPKPDGVHSGTLQESAASPPQPPQFYPSPLSSQKQAPSDSANASPEDNQTPPTQTAISEAQKPRSTSIALPQDAAPSSPVSTGQSSVHTSATDRSPASTSTEESITYQEATAKFREEPLSQTSGYEVAITSKVPSTPDEQLKFEAAMSNASITPKPRHDEVRQEELSTNVSPIGAASNTVSNQAGENAAVLTPSETPVAQRAVSELIEPALSTASETLKKSPSVTSAPEPISRPERMTTRVSSGAIRHKSVSEILGETPRSPASPTDRSPSDKLSRERTASPRSQVSTTESQLQMKERRDRKGRSKLSTVVFPKPASPEKQKLLTLSSQTDAPSANDQDDYLYLLFLVKAYFPPRGMHLSTLIATAHKTLSTANHMTDYAEQANTRTLKRLYQLQHSGRWPLRQLQRSPEPPRSAAHWDIFLDHVKWMRMDFREERKWKIAAAKNCADWCAEYVASSEEDRTTLRIKVRPQPTDTEIASKAAPPAEEHPTPDLIPCADDDSVSDGFNDEFQPDLDYGVVPAAVFSLPSDEFTFRMEKTVAAEKILDELPLYTPARILPGTNKPSFEESPDAVWKKEIAPVSKWIDGKIRFTGEGPPRKKSRYDYDASDDEDGPDNSVDMTPEKNDVALFQPENKPIRDRVHPSHCFRPPTEYPMPSVGFYESRQSSQWTCAEDDELRRLVREYSYNWSLISSCMGSHSKFSSGAERRTPWECFERWIGFEGLPADMAKTPYFRAYTARLEAAQRTVLAQQQAAQQQQQQQQQQNGNNNPTPQAFIRRRTTQPMRVERKRSSRHLTLLAGMRKLTQKREAALQKQQHGAYHSNPLS
- a CDS encoding uncharacterized protein (EggNog:ENOG410PFIX~COG:O~TransMembrane:4 (o20-38i123-146o166-185i197-222o)~MEROPS:MER0002635); amino-acid sequence: MYILQQLARLLDQPFFPWKKIIVGFSLGQYLLEGFLSLRQYRILQQKKPPKVLEGEVSQEVFDKSQAYGRAKAKFGFVSGLYSQIQNLAFIYYDALPKLWAVTGLWLTRYLPERFQGEITHTLVFVFTFNLITTLLSIPVSYYSTFVLEEKFGFNKQTVKLWVSDMLKGQMLGVVLGAPIISAILKIVQKTGTSFFYYLWLFGMFVQLFAITIYPIAILPLFNKLSPLEPGTLKTGVEALAQKLQFPLKELYVIDGSKRSAHSNAYFYGLPWKKHIVIYDTLIEKSEPEEVVAVLSHELGHWSLSHTTKLFGIAQVCIYNANAP
- a CDS encoding uncharacterized protein (BUSCO:197612at4751~EggNog:ENOG410PFBJ~COG:G~BUSCO:8080at33183) is translated as MAKRKREEATAREDAEPRKSQKQTAEALAPASRDEITIQIVTGSYERVLHGIAATIPQSSLHTTTEKEGGVQFVDTFLFHAHASAIRCLALSPIADDSSLAQNVILASGGTDERINLYTLSATTTPTNDSFPSVPTLAGNKILENPKNRELGSLLHHSSSISALYFPTRSKLLASAEDNTISVTKTRDLSVVSTIKAPRPKAVGRPSGDTAPAGAAPAGINDFAVHPSMKLMLSVGKGEKCMRLWNLVTGKKAGVLNFGRDVLETVKEGKWSNGEGKKIVWDSAGQEFAVAFDRGVVVFGIDSVAKCYILPSPLTKVHQIKYVQTGDDDAEESSTRELLAVSTEDGRILFYSTDGGLLEQGERSNGKSSIAAAQLRCQLGGKEKGQSSRIKDFEFLQTKSALGHPRTLIIVTAGSDGMVKLWVLDPKELCSKEKSRGAEGKRKKKEKQASREGHGPVDVGRLLGTYETGNRITCLKAFVLAKAEGDEELYDEFSGLSGDEEADESESSGEESES